The genomic window tatgtatatttataaactCAGCAAAATGATAATGGAGAATGGTTAAATTTCTCTGTCCTATTACTGTGGTCATTTGGCATGCattttctgtatctctttttaAGAGTTTTTCTATAGCAGCTCATAGAGTCATCAGCTTTTCTGATATTTCTAAGGCAAGAAGGACTCTCTGGGTATATCTCTAAAGAATGCTGCATTAGAAGATGATGAAAGAATTCAGTAGTTTTAGCTCTTCCATTCAGTTGAGGCAGCAGGACATAGTAGAtcatggatagagaactgaccttaaAGCCAGTAAGTTTCAAGTCCTTTGCCTTTCTTGGTATCTCTAAGGTTTATAGAACAATATCTGACAGatactaagtgcttaataaacatctGTTGACTAAACTAAAAAATACTGGTTGAGTGAtccttgggcaaattattctCAGTGTTCTGGCCAAACCTCTAAGGTTCAAGTTGCAGAGATGATGCTGATCTGAActggtagaaggagtttccaCACTTGGGAATTTCCTGTATGAATGCAATCACAGGTTCAGTTTCTAGCTCTATTCCCATGGATGCTATGAGCAAAACCAACTCATAATCATCCTTTTCATACATTAGTTTTTTATCATCAGGATATTAAATATGTGGGGGAGACCTGAGAAGAGACTTGGCTTTGTTTTTCAATCAACTTCACCTGTGCCATTCCCTAAAGATTAATGGAGAGCAAGTCCTTTGAATTCGgggtctatatattttttatttttgaatatccCCATAGCCTGTATTTAGTAGGATGCCTATCTAAGAGGACagttaggtagctcagtggatagaacactggctctgaagtcaggaggacctgaattcaaatctgaccttagacacttaataattgcctagctgtctaaccttggaaaagtcacttaaccccagtgccttaaaataaatgtaaaaaaatttttttaagatgcctatataggggggcagctaggtggcacagtagatagatcactagccttgaagtcaggagtacctgagttcaaatccagcctcagacacttaataattacctgggtgtgtggacttgggcaagccacttaatcccattgccttgcaaaaaaaaaaaacaactaaaaaaaagatgccTATATAAAGCTGACCTGTTTATATCCATTCAATATTTTATCAGTGGTTAAATAAGCTTCTCAATTTAGAAATGATGTGAATCTGGGAAAGGAGCTAATTCAATGGATGACAGAATCAAGATTCCAAAAGGTCTTAATGGGTTAGAATGATGTTCCCATCATCTAATGAGATGAAGTCTAACAAATACAGTCTTACTCTTGGGTTCAACTTCACAAGTACAGAAGGAGAGCTATGTATGGCAAGACTTCActtcatatagaaaataatttaggaTTTTAGTGCATTTCAAGCCCAgtatgaattaaaaatataacaCCAATCAAAATAACTAATGTAATCTTACATTACTTAAACAAAGGCATCATATTCAGAATGAGGGAGGTGATAATCCCTTTTTACTCTGCCTTGATCAGGcatatttcattaatattttattaaattttgggTGCCACACACAAACTATAGAATCCCCAGATCAAGGTGGGACGATGGAAAAAGACCTTAATATCATGCCAAATGAGAACTGGTGGAAGTACTCTGAAATGTTCtgcttagagaagagaaaatttatggAGAAGAGGGAAACATGATAGTTGTTTTCAAGCTGGAAGGGGATAAGAATGTAGTTGAAGGATTAGGCTCCCTCTGCTTGGACCCAGGAGGTAGAATTGGAAACAGTGGATAGAAAGTGTAAAGTGATAGATTTTAGCTTgatataaggagaaaaaaaatctagaactaTCCAAGAAGGAATGGGCTGCCTTGGGAAGCAGTGCATTCCCCCTCAAGCAAAAGCTAAATGATTATGCTAGCTTGTAGAGAGTACGTCATAAACCAAAACATCTGGTCTATGTTAAGGCCAATAACAAAGCCTCAATAATCAAGTATAATGTAGAGAGCATTCTTTTGCAAGTTTGGGTTGAACACGGTGGTCTCAAGTCCTTTCCAACCCCAAGATTCTGTGACAATTAATgtattcagttaaaaaaatagtattctgAGAATGGAAATGTGGAACATATATTTCGATACCAGAAAGAGCAAAAGAACATTTAATTAAGTTGATAAGGCCATTTTTGTTTCATTGTAATAAATGTATCGCACCTATAACTCATGTCATGACACTGAGGACCTGGTTATACATTGGGTAACTTCTTACTTAACTTGTTCATTGTCTCTTACCCAATCATCTgaggaatttaaataatttggccACAGAGGTCCCTAAGTCCTATGAATCTGTGACTTTGTGCCATGAttggttttataattattttgttactTTTGCTGTGGtctgaataataaaaattcacCATTGTATTCTCTTTCCACTGGTGTCATTCAATCTCTGCTCTAAACAAATCCTCCTGAAACAATAACCCAAAATGGTAAGATCATACCAAGCCATTAACAAAAATAATCTCAAATAAAGGCAGTGttggtgtcatttttttttttatcatttctgtcCCCTATTCCCTCAATAAGTAAATGTGAAATCTAGCCAGGAAGCTAGGAATTCCCTTACCAGAGTTTTATGGCATCTCTTAAAGAAGCCATTGCTGATTTATGCTGATCACACATGACAGCTAACATTTCtgttaataataatcataaataagCTGGACAAGGTCACCTAACCTGAAATGAGCACATCTCCACTACCATATCCATTATATAGTGGTCTGAATCTATGGCAGATGATTAGGAAAGGTCTAATACTTCTGACACTATAGAGTAAAACAATATCCTTCTTCTAGGATTGGCTCTGACTTCTTCAAATTATCTACATAAGGGTGTGAATCTCTTTATATATACCCACATACACAAACAATCAATTTATGCTTCTctaacaccaaaatatttatagtaggcCCTTTTTTGTAGCAAAGAAATGGGAACAAAGAAGATGCCCATTGAACTGAgtaatggctaaataaattatgatacaGGAATGGAATGTGTcagaaaatactaaataataaGAACAGAGAAGCATTATTAAGACATGtgaagtgaaataaacagaaccagaaaaacaatatagaTGATGgctaaaacaatataaaaaatgaaagaacaacaaAGAACTCTGAATACAACATATTTATAGCAAGCAACTTTAGCCTAAATTTAGACAAGAGTTTTCATATGacaataagctcaaaatggatacaggacatGTATGTAAAAGTTCACATCATAAATATATCAGGAGAATAGGGAAGAAGGTACCTCTCACAAATATGGCTAGAGGAAGAGTTCTTGATAGGAGGCTGAAAAGATCATAGGAGATAAAACAAactattttgattacatgaaaatgaaaagatttcacACAAGATCAGTTCAGTTAGAATTAAGAGGGCAAcagttaatttgaaaaaaaatgcagtaaattttatttgataaagaTCTGTTATCCAAatgattcaaatatttaaaaacaagaacCATTTAagtaaaggatatgaacaggcagctcTCAAGGAAAGAAATCCAAGCTCTCAGTGGTCATAGGGAAAAAATGCTCCATaacataaggaaataaaaataaaaaaacttcagAGGTTCTGCCTCACACCCACCAGATGGGTAAAGATAACATGAATAGgaaatgacaattgttggaggGGCTATAGAAAGACAGATACAGTATTACATTGTTGATTGAGCATTTTGTTGTCTTATTTTGTATAGACATTTGGAACTAAAGCCCAAAAGTTGCTGTATGCTGTTTATCTTTGACCCAGTGGGCATATAtactaaaaaagaacaaagacagGTAGAAAGGAgctttttgtacaaaaatatacagagaagcaCATTTGGTTGGCGAATGGctgaagaaactgtggtatatgaatgtaatctTTGCATCTGCATGCATCTGCATCTCTACCTAGTTCTAATTCCACAGAGCAAGCTGTTGATGCCCCTCCCAGGAtatgctcatcatttctaatcTCATTACCATGCTGCTAACTCAAACTGAGATATCACCACTCTTAACCTCCTCTTTTCTATAATTGGATTGCCAAAGGGAGAAGTACCAAACTTCTCCCAAACttcttttgtttagtttttttttgcaaggcaaatggggttaagtggcttgcccaaggccacacagctaggcaatcattaagtgtctgggaccggatttgaacccaggtactcctgactccagggccagcgtttttatccactgcgccacctagccgccccgcaaATTTCTTTGTTTAGAGAAGAATTTGGACTTACAACTCACTCCACTTCGCATCTGTGGCTCAACTACAGGAAACAATAAGTATCAAGCGTGGAAGGtttgacttcagagccagtgctctatctactgtaccacctaccctGCCCTGAAAACACAATTCTCAAGAAAGGActctggaggggcagctaggtggcagtggatagagcactggactggatcgggagaacctgagttcagatctgacctacgacacttaataattacctagctgtgtggccttgggcaagtcacttaaccctattgccttatttaatataaaagactggggtggctaggtgaaggATGGATAGAGtcgtggccctggagtcaggaggatctgggtccAAAGGGGAACTCAGACCcttgatactagctgtgagatcttggacaagtcacttaatcccgttgccccaccagggaaaaaaaaaagacagaaaggactATGGGTGAGGGATATCACATCTGTTGACTCAGATATGATGGTTAGTTCTGCTTGATtagtagtttttttccttttatccatttagaaattctttaaacagaaagaaaacaaaagttgttataaaaatgatctcttcacttaaaaataaaagaatgcacTTCCctgtatttcttttaattacatttctctttctttctccagagACTTTCAGCTGAGAATGGCCCGAGCCCAGGGAGCCCAGGCCTGGGCTCGGGAAGCTTCGAACCTACCTGAATTGGAGCGTTTCTTTGGGGTCTTGAGGCTGCGGCACCTGCCGCTGACCGAGCCGCTGTTCTCGCTCATGGAGTCCTGGGCGGACGAGGCGCTGCCGGTGGCCTCGCTGTCTCGCATCATGCTCTCGTAGCCGCTGCTGCCCCCGCTGTGGTAGAACAGGGCCGTCTTGCCCATGGCGGGGGGCAGCTCCCCGCTCAGCACGCTGCTGTTGTCGCTGCCGTGGCCGCTGCTGCAGCGGTGGGGCTTGCGCGGCGGGGTGACCTTGCTGTAGGGCGAGGGCAGCAGCAGGTGCGCCGGCTTCTCCTCCCCGGCCAGGCCCGGCCGCTCCTCCGCCTCGGGGCCCCCCCGGAGCGGCGGGCCTCGGCCGCCCGGGTTCCCCTGAAGCAGTTCGGAGATGCGGCCGTTGACCGCCCGGAGCGGGAGCTTGGAGGCGAGCCCGGACCCCCGGCTCCGGCTGAGGGACTGGGTGGACCAGGACATGTGCTTGCCACTGGGGGGGAGGCTGGAACTCTGCCCGACCGCCTGGGGCAGAGACTTGGTGGAGAAGCTGAGGGTTTTGGTGGTGGAGGTGGAGAGGCTGCGGGCTTTGGGGCTGGCCAGGAGCAGCTTGCCCACGGCAGAGATCCTGGACTGGCCGGCCTTGGGCGAGGCCCCGGCGGAGGGCGAGGCGCAGGAGGCGGTGGGCGAGGACACGGCCGAACGGTTCAGGGTCCTGCCGGCCCTTGGCATGGTGCTGTCTTTGCCGGAGTGCATCCTGGAGCTGACGGACGAGAGGCTCTCGGCCCTCTCCAGGGACAGGCACTCATAGTGGCTCCCTGTGGCCCGGCCCAGGGAGTTGGTCCTGCTGGCCAGCTGCTCCAGCTTGGCGCTGAACaacttgctgctgctgctggggtCTTTCCCTTTGCCGCTGGCCTCGTCAGGGAAGCCCGGGAGAAAGGGGGCAGGTTGGTTCAAGGGGCTGCTGGTACTGCTACTGGGGGCGCTGTGCTGGGGGCTGGCCCGGTTCTTCTGATCCAGGCTTGACTTGCggatgggagggagagggggggTCCCTTTGGGCCTAGCCAGAACGCAGTGCTTGGGGGAAGCCATCCTCCTCTCCAGGGTGGTTTTGGAGGACTGAGAGCCAGAAGAGCAGATCCCATTGCTCTCGGCAGCACAGTGGTAGAAGACGTTGTCCAGGTCCTCCAGCCTGCTGCCTTTCTGAAATGCCCTCGGGAGACTGCTAGCCTTCAGGCTCTTGTTGGCATGGACGGGGGTCTGGGTGGCCAAACTGGACACGGTCATCTCACATCCATCCACGATCCTCCTGAAATTGTCCGACACGGGTGAGTTCGAGGTCTCTCcgccgctgctgctgctactgAACCTGTCCACCGAACTGGGCTTCTTGCCTTGTTCTTGCTCCTGTCTAGACTCGGGTTTTGTGGAACTCATCTCAGTTTCAAAGCCAGTTGTGTTACTGGGATAAGTAGTCTCTTTTTTCACCTCCTCTTCCCGTTTAAGCCAAGGATCCTCAAATTTGAGCTCTTTCTTTGTGCTGGCTTCTTTGCTCTCCTGAGACTGAGCTGCCTTTTTGGAAGGTGAGTTGACGGTGGTTATGGCCTCATCTGTCTCTTGGATGTTAAGAGGGCTCACAGAGATACAGGGATAAACAGTAATATTCGTCTTCATGGGGATATAGCCTTCGCAGCCACCTAAGTTTGCCGCATTGGAAATGGTCACCATGGCTTTGCCGAGAGCTGATATTTTACAGCCTTTGATAGGTGAACCCTTGTTGAAAGCCTCTCCCCCCATTTCAGATAGGATGAGTAAATTTTCTGGGCCTGTCTTTGGCTTGTCTCCACACATTATTCTACTGTTTTGGATGGTGTTTGCAAAGTCTGGGAGTGGTGGGTCTGCCAGTGCTTCCCCATGCCCATAGCATGTCTGGGCTATGAAGCTGTGACATGACTGCTCACCATCACTTCctgtgctcatctcactcagccatGAGCTGATGGAGGATCGTCTGCTTCCGGCGTCGCGGACCTTTTCATCCAGGTTTAATTTGGGGAGGGGCAAGAACTGGGTAATGCTGACCTCTGAGACTGGAGCTGTGTTGGAGTAACATTCTAGGTCCTCGCTGATGCTGCTGATGATACTGACAGGGCGGGAGCCCGAAGCCAGGGCTTGCACAGAACAATCGCTATTGAAGCTGATGATGCTGGTAGGACGTCCATTTTCAAGGACCCCACTGATGGTCAGTTCCTCAACCAAAGTGAACACCAGCTCATCTTCACCATTCAGCTCCAGTGGTTGCTGGACAGTGACCATGGTTGTGCTCAGGATTCCTTTCTTGGACCCAGTAGAAGTGGTTGATTGCTCTTCGTCAATGATGGTCTCTGAAAATCCCCCACTCCCAGACGACACAGatttcttcagaatctgaggGCTCATTCCTACTGGAGGTGTACGGATCTCAGGGTGCAGTAAGGATTCACTAGACACCATTCCAGAATCCTTGGTCAAGGGaggtgggggaggtgggggagcTGGAGAGGGGAGGACCCCTTTCTGGGTATAGACTTTACACCTCTGAGAGGGTGAATTTGGGGGCTTGTACTCAGAAGTCTTAGAAAGGCTGGCGATGCCAAGGCGGGGGGAACCCATCGGCCGGGGCTTGCCCTCTACAAAGCCACAGGAGTTGAGGCTTTCTCGGCTGCTCTGAAGGCTGGGGCTGTGGGCCAGCTGGGAAGAGTTAGTCTGACTGCTGGAGCTGCCAGGGATGCTCCTGGGTGAGGAAGGTGTGGGAGTGTTGGTGAAGGCTGCAGAAGGGACTGGAGAGTGATTCATTGGCAGCTTGGTGACAAGAACATTGGTGCTCTCCTGCCCTTCCTTCTCTAATAGCTGACCATCAGAATCATTCTCTTCTTTATCAGACTCTGAGAGCTGACTAAGGTCAGTCACTTGGCTGGATAGAGTGGGGCACTTGTTCATCTGGTCAGCCCCAAACTGAATGGGCAATTCCTCAAAGGGAAACTTGTTGGTCTCCTCACTGCCATCTATGCAATCCAACCTTTCCTGGAGCTCTGCAAAGGTGTTGCACTTGAGGCAATCCCTCTCTGACTTGCTGGAGGCACTGTCCCCAGCATCCTCCAGTCTGCTATTGTTCTTGGTCTTCTGCAGGGCAGGGACTATAGGGACAAAGTCTGGGGGTCCCTCATTGTCGGTGAGCTCCTTATCTGAGAGGGCCGTGCCATTGGGACCCACATAGATCACAGTGTCACAGGACTGTTCACTACTGGAGGAGTAATCTGGATCACTGGACAAGTGAAGGATGGGGAAGTCTGGGTCAACGGCAGTGCGGGGATGGAAGGGTCTCAACTGGGTTGGTCGACGCATTCTGCCTTCTTCACAAGAGCTTTCCCCTCCAGAAGAGCTTGAGGTGTACTAGAAGGGAGAGAAACGTTAATTAGCATGGAAGGGCTACCAAGGGAACTTTCTGGATGACTTCAATAGATGTGAAGACAGTCCTGAAGGCAACCCAGACCCTCCCAAACCAGAGCCTAATGAAGTCAGTGGTACAGAGCGGCCAGAACACTAATGAAGGAACCATAC from Macrotis lagotis isolate mMagLag1 chromosome 2, bilby.v1.9.chrom.fasta, whole genome shotgun sequence includes these protein-coding regions:
- the KIF26B gene encoding kinesin-like protein KIF26B, whose protein sequence is MNSVAGNKDRIAVTTRSRKYGVNEVCSPTKTAAPFSPESWYRKAYEESRAGSRPAPEGAGSALGSSGTPSPGSGTSSPSSFAGSPGPASPGIGTSSPGSLGGSPGFGTGSPGSGSGGGSSPGSDRGVWCENCSARLVELKRQILKLLLPGPGSSKDPTFSSAIHDKLQVPNTIRKAWNERDNRCDICATHLNQLKQEAIQMVLTLEQAANSEHYDTSPSSPPPLANLPALVGPRHVGALQQPRDWAFVPASYATSNYTGFITNKHGGKPNSLGVGSGAEKKNGSPTHQAKVSLQMATSPSNGNILNSVAIQAHQYLDGTWSLSRTNGVTLYPYQISQLMTEPGREGLTEATLNRYNADKPSVYSFPASQSPCAASETSPGTSVAASFFARAAQKLNLSSKKKKNRPSTSSASESPLFSTSFSGILQVSPPPAPPCLLRAVNKVKDTPGLGKVKVMVRICSTLARDTSESSSFLKVDPRKKQITLYDPLTCGGQNTFQKRGNQVPPKMFAFDAVFPQDASQAEVCAGTVAEVIQSVVNGADGCVFCFGHAKLGKSYTMIGKDDSMQNLGIIPCAISWLFKLINERKEKTGARFSVRISAVEVWGKEENLRDLLSEVATGSLQDGQSPGVYLCEDPICGMQLQNQSELRAPTAEKAAFFLDAAIASRRSSQQDCDEDDHRNSHMLFTLHIYQYRMEKSGKGGMSGGRSRLHLIDLGSCVKALSKNREGGSGLCLSLSALGNVILALVNGSKHIPYKDSKLTMLLRESLGNMNCRTTMIAHISAAAGNYAETLSTIQIASRVLRMKKKKTKYTSSSSGGESSCEEGRMRRPTQLRPFHPRTAVDPDFPILHLSSDPDYSSSSEQSCDTVIYVGPNGTALSDKELTDNEGPPDFVPIVPALQKTKNNSRLEDAGDSASSKSERDCLKCNTFAELQERLDCIDGSEETNKFPFEELPIQFGADQMNKCPTLSSQVTDLSQLSESDKEENDSDGQLLEKEGQESTNVLVTKLPMNHSPVPSAAFTNTPTPSSPRSIPGSSSSQTNSSQLAHSPSLQSSRESLNSCGFVEGKPRPMGSPRLGIASLSKTSEYKPPNSPSQRCKVYTQKGVLPSPAPPPPPPPLTKDSGMVSSESLLHPEIRTPPVGMSPQILKKSVSSGSGGFSETIIDEEQSTTSTGSKKGILSTTMVTVQQPLELNGEDELVFTLVEELTISGVLENGRPTSIISFNSDCSVQALASGSRPVSIISSISEDLECYSNTAPVSEVSITQFLPLPKLNLDEKVRDAGSRRSSISSWLSEMSTGSDGEQSCHSFIAQTCYGHGEALADPPLPDFANTIQNSRIMCGDKPKTGPENLLILSEMGGEAFNKGSPIKGCKISALGKAMVTISNAANLGGCEGYIPMKTNITVYPCISVSPLNIQETDEAITTVNSPSKKAAQSQESKEASTKKELKFEDPWLKREEEVKKETTYPSNTTGFETEMSSTKPESRQEQEQGKKPSSVDRFSSSSSGGETSNSPVSDNFRRIVDGCEMTVSSLATQTPVHANKSLKASSLPRAFQKGSRLEDLDNVFYHCAAESNGICSSGSQSSKTTLERRMASPKHCVLARPKGTPPLPPIRKSSLDQKNRASPQHSAPSSSTSSPLNQPAPFLPGFPDEASGKGKDPSSSSKLFSAKLEQLASRTNSLGRATGSHYECLSLERAESLSSVSSRMHSGKDSTMPRAGRTLNRSAVSSPTASCASPSAGASPKAGQSRISAVGKLLLASPKARSLSTSTTKTLSFSTKSLPQAVGQSSSLPPSGKHMSWSTQSLSRSRGSGLASKLPLRAVNGRISELLQGNPGGRGPPLRGGPEAEERPGLAGEEKPAHLLLPSPYSKVTPPRKPHRCSSGHGSDNSSVLSGELPPAMGKTALFYHSGGSSGYESMMRDSEATGSASSAQDSMSENSGSVSGRCRSLKTPKKRSNSGSQRRRLIPALSLDTTSPVRKPSNSAGVRWVDGPMRSTQRGLGEPFEIKVYEIDDVERLQRRRGIDSKEVICFNAKLKILEHRQQRIAEVRAKYEWLMKELEMTKQYLMLDPNKWLSEFDLEQVLELDSLEYLEALECVTERLENRVNFCKAHLMMITCFDITSRRR